The genomic window ACCAAATCAATATCGGTAGTATCCAGTTACGCTATAGACCAAAATTCGTCGTGGACGAGCGAGACGCTCCAACAACAAAAATTTCAGCCGTTTAAGCAGAATAGCAAGGTTAATATCGGCTATAACAAAGACGCTGCCGTATGGTGCAGATTTATTATAAAAAATATAAACACTTCAAAAAGCACAAAAACGTGGCTATGTTTTAACAATAACCATATCGATAGCCTAAGCCTTTATGATGGTAGATTAGTTAAAACCATTGGCGATAGGACGGTTGGTCGGAGTCCGTTTATTGAAACCCTGGCATTTGAGCTTAATTTGCAGCCAGGTGAAGAAAAATTACTTTGGGTACGGGTTAAAAAAGAGACTTCCTATTTAGATTTTTCTTATAGTTTGGAAGATCAGGCTTATTTAGAAAGCAAATCATCTCAAAAAACAGCACTGACATCTTTTTTTATCGGCATGGTGTTTTTGCTGCTCATGATCAATGGGATATTGTTTTTCATGACTAACAACAAGTTATATGGTTATTACATAGGCTATTCAATATTAACGGTGTTTTACACGGCAATCACAACCAATTTCGCCAAGCACGTTTTATTTCCCGGGTTTAGGTTTTTTAGCGAGGGCCGGGTTTACACTGGAGCACTTTGGTATATTGCCCTGAGTATTTTTCTTGGATATTTTTTAAAGTTAAAAGAAAACCAGCCCGTTAAGCATAAGTTAATCATAGTGCTTGGTGGCATAAACTTTTTGTTGATTTTAATCTCTATTTCCTTATTGGTGTTTTATAAGGGTTTTGAATTTCGTTACTTTTTTGTGTTAGGCTACATCATATTCCTGGCTTCTATCGTCGTACTTTTCTGGGCGGCATTAACGCATCTAAAAATTGAAAAAACCCAGGCTATTTATGCGCTTCTTGCTTTTGCTCCACAGTTTGTATGGGGCGCTTGCTTAATTTTAAAGACATTTGAAATTATTCCAAAATCGCTGGGCGATAATTGGATGTTGTTTATCGGTCTTTATGAAGTGTTTTTGTTCGGCTACGTTTTATCAAGAAATTACATCGATATTTTTTTGAAGAACAACGAGCTGATGCAACAGGTTATTTACGAAAAAGAAAGCTCATTGAGGGCCATTAGTGAGGTTCAGCTACGTGAGCGGAGAAACATCGCTAACATTATTCACGAC from Flavobacterium sp. W4I14 includes these protein-coding regions:
- a CDS encoding signal transduction histidine kinase (product_source=COG4585; cath_funfam=3.30.565.10; cleavage_site_network=SignalP-noTM; cog=COG4585; ko=KO:K20971; pfam=PF07695,PF07696; superfamily=55874; transmembrane_helix_parts=Outside_1_167,TMhelix_168_190,Inside_191_194,TMhelix_195_217,Outside_218_231,TMhelix_232_251,Inside_252_262,TMhelix_263_285,Outside_286_289,TMhelix_290_312,Inside_313_323,TMhelix_324_346,Outside_347_355,TMhelix_356_373,Inside_374_593), with the protein product MRIIYLISFLLFPLLSCAQTTTKSISVVSSYAIDQNSSWTSETLQQQKFQPFKQNSKVNIGYNKDAAVWCRFIIKNINTSKSTKTWLCFNNNHIDSLSLYDGRLVKTIGDRTVGRSPFIETLAFELNLQPGEEKLLWVRVKKETSYLDFSYSLEDQAYLESKSSQKTALTSFFIGMVFLLLMINGILFFMTNNKLYGYYIGYSILTVFYTAITTNFAKHVLFPGFRFFSEGRVYTGALWYIALSIFLGYFLKLKENQPVKHKLIIVLGGINFLLILISISLLVFYKGFEFRYFFVLGYIIFLASIVVLFWAALTHLKIEKTQAIYALLAFAPQFVWGACLILKTFEIIPKSLGDNWMLFIGLYEVFLFGYVLSRNYIDIFLKNNELMQQVIYEKESSLRAISEVQLRERRNIANIIHDNVGSKIAHIIHLFDMKNAELAKQTINELAEDIREISHKILPKALDEGALISSLQSQISSLNAGLTDAKIELFCYDFPDKIDEKWIYDLYLIALEVINNAIKHGNAELITIELYKYPKNYHFQFTDDGLGFDLQKTSRGFGLENIEKRVNYYKGNFEISSVKNEGTIIQINIPSNR